From Nicotiana tabacum cultivar K326 chromosome 22, ASM71507v2, whole genome shotgun sequence, one genomic window encodes:
- the LOC107763424 gene encoding large ribosomal subunit protein eL27 encodes MVKFLKPNKAVIILQGKYAGRKAVIIRAFDEGTRDRPYGHCLVAGISKYPKKVIRKDSAKKQAKKSRVKAFIKLVNYNHIMPTRYTLDVDLKDVVNVDVLQSRDKKVTAAKEAKARLEERFKTGKNRWFFTKLRF; translated from the coding sequence ATGGTGAAGTTTTTGAAGCCAAACAAAGCTGTAATCATTCTTCAAGGCAAATATGCCGGCCGGAAAGCAGTGATCATTAGGGCATTTGATGAAGGAACAAGGGACAGGCCATACGGCCATTGTTTGGTTGCAGGTATATCCAAGTACCCTAAGAAGGTGATCCGAAAGGACTCAGCCAAAAAGCAGGCGAAGAAGTCACGTGTCAAGGCTTTCATCAAGCTCGTTAATTACAACCACATCATGCCCACTCGTTACACGCTCGACGTGGATCTGAAGGATGTTGTCAACGTGGATGTTCTGCAGTCACGTGACAAGAAGGTTACTGCTGCTAAGGAGGCGAAAGCTAGGCTTGAGGAGAGGTTCAAGACTGGGAAAAATCGTTGGTTCTTCACTAAGCTTAGGTTCTGA